A portion of the Tiliqua scincoides isolate rTilSci1 chromosome 3, rTilSci1.hap2, whole genome shotgun sequence genome contains these proteins:
- the LOC136645897 gene encoding uncharacterized protein — MKKKQKCRRYEDEEDDVLPFPSLNLVYQFAMEEPPVPRETEAEAIPKKDVNQDAFKTLRNILGVLPLDRQNKNLTSQTRQRITKSVLRASLFTIVKYCVSKFLEVSCDGCQTKAPNQDAHVCLDWTQEFIRDMLRRVMKKLDIRSLLHTCICIAFSLGCLEMKQEFPEYVMSLLDHVYKFESEPHKIAANLLQPQDRVFLFSVERVVKAKSFWFYLM; from the exons atgaagaagaagcaaaaatgtaggcgttatgaagatgaagaggatgatgtgttaccgtttccatctttgaacctggtttaccaatttgcaatggaagagccacctgtacctagagaaactgaagcagag gctattccaaagaaggatgtgaacCAAGACGCTTTCAAAACGCTACGGAACATTttaggggttctcccgctggacagacagaacaaaaatctgacatcacagacaaggcagagaatcacaaagagtgtgctgagagcaagtttgttcaccatagtgaagtattgtgtatcaaaatttctcgAAGTGTCCTGTGACGGATGTCAAACAAAGGCCCCAAACCAGGATGCCCATGTCtgcttggactggactcaggagtttattcgagacatgctgcgcagggttatgaagaaattggaCATTAGAAGTCTGTTGCACACGtgtatctgtattgcattttcattaggttgtctggagatgaagcaggaatttcctgaatacGTTATGTCTTTATTGgatcatgtatataaatttgaatctgaaccccataaAATAGCTGCTAATCTGCTTCAGCCGCAAGatcgtgtttttcttttttctgttgaaagagtggtcaaagccaaatctttttggttttatctgatgtaa
- the LOC136645008 gene encoding uncharacterized protein: MESCDESETPDRPTDSQSLPQAPMKKKQKCRRYEDEEDDVLPFPSLNLVYQFAMEEPPVPRETEAEAIPKKDVNQDAFKTLRNILGVLPLDRQNKNLTSQTRQRITKSVLRASLFTIVKYCVSKFLEVSCDGCQTKAPNQDAHVCLDWTQEFIRDMLRRVMKKLDIRSLLHTCICIAFSLGCLEMKQEFPEYVMSLLDHVYKFESEPHKIAANLLQPQDRVFLFSVERVVKAKSFWFYLM, from the exons atggagagctgcgatgaaTCAGAGACCCCAGACAggcccactgattctcaaagcctaccacaggcacctatgaagaagaagcaaaaatgtaggcgttatgaagatgaagaggatgatgtgttaccgtttccatctttgaacctggtttaccaatttgcaatggaagagccacctgtacctagagaaactgaagcagag gctattccaaagaaggatgtgaacCAAGACGCTTTCAAAACGCTACGGAACATTttaggggttctcccgctggacagacagaacaaaaatctgacatcacagacaaggcagagaatcacaaagagtgtgctgagagcaagtttgttcaccatagtgaagtattgtgtatcaaaatttctcgAAGTGTCCTGTGACGGATGTCAAACAAAGGCCCCAAACCAGGATGCCCATGTCtgcttggactggactcaggagtttattcgagacatgctgcgcagggttatgaagaaattggaCATTAGAAGTCTGTTGCACACGtgtatctgtattgcattttcattaggttgtctggagatgaagcaggaatttcctgaatacGTTATGTCTTTATTGgatcatgtatataaatttgaatctgaaccccataaAATAGCTGCTAATCTGCTTCAGCCGCAAGatcgtgtttttcttttttctgttgaaagagtggtcaaagccaaatctttttggttttatctgatgtaa